The following proteins come from a genomic window of Streptomyces liliiviolaceus:
- a CDS encoding ABC transporter ATP-binding protein: MSTQLPVAPPADVRAAAARLIRADGRAFAAVLALNALAAAAGLAGPWLLGRIVDEVRAGAGVAAVDRLALVILVCAPAQLLLARAARFVGHRFGERTLARVREEFVDRTLALPASVVERAGTGDLTARGTADVAAVGTTLRDAGPELLISSVQALFLIGAVFLLDPLLGVCAVLAQAGIWFALRWYLRRARPAYLAEGAATSEVAEIVSATTSGARTVEAFGLQRRRVTASRDALDLSRRTRMHTLDLRSVFFLSVEISNVLPVAVVLMVGGALHARGALSVGAVVAAALYLRQLESPLDTILMRVEQLQSSGASFARVEGLGRAPLTAPAGPASAPGPPSESPARVPVDDRIDVRGVRYAYDRGGEVLRGVDLTVRPGERLAVVGPSGAGKTTLSRLLAGIDVPGSGTVTVGGVPIAGLDPEQLRRQVVLVTQEHHVFLGTVRDNLLIADPAADDAALWAALAAVGADDWVRALPDGLDAELGPGGRPPAAGHAGPPGGAPVADGSRAQQLALARVVLADPHTLILDEATALLDPATARHTERALAAVLEGRTVIAIAHRLHTAHDADRVAVMEEGRLTELGTHEELVAAGGAYAALWHSWHGERPPSG; encoded by the coding sequence ATGAGCACGCAGTTGCCGGTCGCCCCGCCTGCCGACGTGCGCGCCGCCGCGGCCCGGCTGATCCGCGCGGACGGCCGCGCCTTCGCCGCCGTGCTCGCCCTGAACGCGCTGGCCGCCGCTGCCGGGCTGGCCGGCCCGTGGCTGCTCGGCCGCATCGTCGACGAGGTGAGGGCCGGTGCCGGGGTCGCCGCCGTGGACCGGCTGGCGCTCGTCATCCTGGTGTGCGCGCCCGCCCAGTTGCTGTTGGCGCGGGCCGCCCGGTTCGTGGGGCACCGGTTCGGGGAGCGGACGCTGGCGCGGGTGCGCGAGGAGTTCGTCGACCGGACGCTGGCACTGCCCGCGTCCGTGGTGGAGCGGGCGGGCACCGGCGATCTGACGGCCCGCGGCACCGCGGACGTCGCCGCGGTGGGCACGACCCTGCGCGACGCGGGGCCCGAGCTGCTGATCTCCTCGGTGCAGGCGCTGTTCCTCATCGGCGCGGTCTTCCTGCTCGATCCGCTGCTGGGCGTCTGCGCGGTGCTCGCCCAGGCCGGTATCTGGTTCGCCCTGCGGTGGTATCTGCGCCGGGCCCGCCCCGCCTACCTCGCCGAGGGCGCCGCCACCTCGGAGGTCGCCGAGATCGTCTCGGCCACCACGTCCGGGGCACGCACGGTCGAGGCGTTCGGGCTGCAGCGGCGGCGCGTCACCGCGAGCCGGGACGCCCTCGACCTGTCCCGCCGTACCCGCATGCACACCCTGGACCTGCGGTCCGTGTTCTTCCTGTCCGTGGAGATCTCCAACGTCCTGCCGGTGGCCGTCGTCCTGATGGTGGGCGGCGCCCTGCACGCGCGGGGCGCGCTGAGCGTGGGCGCGGTGGTCGCGGCGGCCCTGTATCTGCGCCAGCTGGAGTCGCCGCTCGACACGATCCTGATGCGGGTGGAGCAACTGCAGAGCAGCGGCGCCTCGTTCGCACGGGTGGAGGGCCTGGGCCGAGCCCCGCTGACCGCCCCCGCGGGCCCGGCGTCGGCGCCGGGTCCGCCGTCGGAGTCCCCCGCCCGGGTCCCGGTGGACGACCGGATCGACGTACGGGGGGTGCGGTACGCGTACGACCGGGGCGGCGAGGTGCTGCGCGGGGTCGACCTGACCGTGCGGCCCGGGGAGCGGCTGGCCGTGGTCGGGCCCTCCGGCGCCGGAAAGACGACCCTGAGCCGGCTGCTCGCGGGCATCGACGTGCCGGGCTCCGGCACGGTGACGGTCGGCGGGGTGCCGATCGCCGGGCTGGACCCGGAGCAGCTGCGGCGGCAGGTCGTGCTCGTCACCCAGGAGCACCACGTGTTCCTGGGCACGGTCCGCGACAACCTGCTGATCGCCGATCCGGCCGCCGACGACGCCGCGCTGTGGGCGGCGCTCGCGGCGGTCGGCGCCGACGACTGGGTCCGGGCACTGCCGGACGGGCTCGACGCGGAGCTGGGCCCCGGCGGCCGTCCCCCGGCCGCCGGCCACGCCGGGCCGCCGGGCGGGGCTCCGGTCGCGGACGGCTCGCGGGCCCAGCAACTGGCGCTGGCCCGGGTGGTGCTGGCCGACCCGCACACGCTGATCCTCGACGAGGCCACGGCGCTGCTCGACCCCGCCACCGCACGCCACACGGAGCGCGCGCTGGCCGCCGTGCTCGAAGGGCGCACCGTCATCGCCATCGCGCACCGGCTGCACACCGCGCACGACGCGGACCGGGTGGCGGTGATGGAGGAGGGCCGGCTGACCGAACTCGGCACGCACGAGGAGCTCGTGGCGGCGGGCGGCGCCTACGCGGCACTGTGGCACTCGTGGCACGGCGAGCGCCCGCCCTCCGGCTGA
- a CDS encoding ABC transporter ATP-binding protein: MPTTPAPAEGTDETRPAESRSAVRSLLRLWPYVRPVRGRLAVAAVVAVAASCTGLVIPLVLKWIVDGPVADRSTGGVWLGALYLLLLGVAEAVLFGLRRWLVARPLAGVEAAMRADLYRHLQRLPIAFHDRWASGQLLSRGTTDLMLLRLFLAFPLTFLLVNSVTILVGVLIMLAQDWTLGLVLLAPAVPVMIVCWLFEKRYSRVARQAQDQVGDLTTLVEESVLGIRIIKGFGRHRSQALAFRDLSRTLRGTELVKARLLAGIFAAITTLPELAIGAALVLGTVQVADGSLSAGTLVAFLSTALALRWPVESIGFLLAMSQEAATATERYFEVMDAPPESDTAPASGAARASGVGAGLRFDGVRFRYPDAEGDSVPVLDGIDLHIRPGETMALVGATGSGKTTLTALVPRLHEVTSGRITLDGVDITAMPREELRALVAVAFEEPTLFSAGVGENVLMGAPDTAGEADLTRALAVAQADFVHALPDGTDTQVGEQGLSLSGGQRQRLALARAVVGSPRFLVLDDPLSALDVHTEALVEAALRRVLAGTTALVVAHRPSTVLLADRVALLSGGRVTAVGTHHELLRTSAEYAWLMSGRTETTERENR, translated from the coding sequence ATGCCCACCACACCTGCGCCCGCCGAGGGAACCGACGAGACCCGACCCGCCGAGAGCCGTTCCGCGGTACGCAGCCTGCTGCGGCTGTGGCCCTATGTGAGGCCCGTGCGCGGACGGCTGGCCGTCGCGGCCGTCGTCGCGGTCGCCGCCTCCTGTACGGGTCTGGTGATCCCGCTCGTCCTGAAGTGGATCGTGGACGGTCCGGTGGCCGACCGGAGCACGGGCGGGGTGTGGCTCGGCGCGCTGTACCTGCTGCTGCTCGGGGTCGCGGAGGCGGTGCTCTTCGGGCTGCGGCGGTGGCTGGTCGCCCGGCCGCTCGCCGGGGTCGAGGCGGCGATGCGGGCCGATCTGTACCGGCATCTGCAGCGGCTGCCCATCGCCTTCCACGACCGGTGGGCGTCGGGGCAGCTGCTGTCGCGGGGGACGACGGATCTGATGCTGCTGCGGCTGTTCCTCGCGTTCCCGCTGACGTTCCTGCTGGTCAACTCGGTGACGATCCTCGTGGGTGTCCTGATCATGCTGGCCCAGGACTGGACGCTGGGACTGGTCCTGCTGGCCCCGGCCGTACCGGTGATGATCGTCTGCTGGCTGTTCGAGAAGCGGTACTCGCGGGTGGCGCGGCAGGCGCAGGACCAGGTCGGCGATCTGACGACGCTCGTCGAGGAGAGCGTGCTCGGTATCCGGATCATCAAGGGGTTCGGCCGTCACCGCAGCCAGGCGCTCGCCTTCCGGGACCTGTCCCGGACGCTGCGCGGCACGGAGCTGGTGAAGGCGCGGCTGCTGGCCGGTATCTTCGCCGCGATCACGACGCTGCCCGAACTGGCCATCGGCGCGGCCCTGGTGCTCGGCACGGTCCAGGTGGCCGACGGCTCCCTGTCGGCCGGCACGCTGGTCGCGTTCCTCTCCACGGCCCTCGCCCTGCGCTGGCCCGTCGAGTCGATCGGCTTCCTGCTGGCCATGAGCCAGGAGGCGGCGACGGCCACGGAACGCTACTTCGAGGTCATGGACGCGCCCCCGGAGTCGGACACCGCGCCGGCGTCCGGGGCGGCACGGGCCTCCGGAGTCGGGGCCGGGCTCCGGTTCGACGGGGTGCGGTTCCGGTATCCCGATGCCGAGGGCGACAGCGTTCCCGTCCTCGACGGGATCGATCTGCACATACGGCCCGGCGAGACCATGGCCCTCGTGGGCGCGACCGGGTCCGGGAAGACCACGCTCACCGCGCTCGTGCCCCGGCTGCACGAGGTCACCTCGGGCCGGATCACGCTAGACGGCGTGGACATCACCGCGATGCCCAGGGAGGAACTGCGCGCCCTCGTCGCCGTCGCCTTCGAGGAGCCCACCCTCTTCTCCGCGGGGGTCGGCGAGAACGTGCTCATGGGGGCGCCGGACACCGCGGGCGAGGCCGATCTCACCCGCGCCCTGGCCGTCGCGCAGGCCGACTTCGTCCACGCGCTGCCGGACGGCACGGACACCCAGGTCGGCGAGCAGGGCCTCAGTCTCTCCGGCGGGCAGCGCCAGCGCCTGGCCCTGGCGAGAGCCGTCGTCGGCAGCCCCCGCTTCCTCGTCCTGGACGATCCGCTCTCCGCCCTGGACGTCCACACGGAGGCCCTGGTCGAGGCGGCCCTGCGGCGCGTCCTCGCCGGGACGACCGCCCTGGTCGTGGCCCACCGCCCCTCCACGGTCCTGCTCGCCGACCGGGTGGCCCTGCTCTCCGGCGGCCGTGTCACCGCCGTGGGCACCCATCACGAACTGCTGCGTACGAGCGCGGAGTACGCCTGGCTGATGTCGGGAAGGACAGAGACGACCGAGAGGGAGAACCGATGA
- a CDS encoding L,D-transpeptidase, whose amino-acid sequence MMHAQTRPGRSGAALAAVLTWAALLAAAAGCTSHGVDEMLGKPRSPEEAIRVSPDDGSKAVRPEEGLKVRVPAGRLESVKVVKSQDAQEFPVPGSIGPDGATWRPDDPKLALAAKYTVDAVALDAHGRRVARHVTFTTYVPDERFIGYVMPENRSTVGTGMIVSLEFNREIENRAAVERAIRVTSVPRTEIAPHWFGEDRLDFRPETYWKPGTKVTVDLRLRDVEAATGVYGLQYKTFSFTVGRSQTSVVDAAAHTMRVTRDGELLSTVPITAGAPGNTTYNGKMVITEMLEVTRMNGATVGFKRADGKGEYDIPDVPHAVRLTSSGTFLHGNYWAKGVFGTANVSHGCVGLRDVKGGSSATPAGWFFDRSLIGDVVEVVRSNDKKVAPDNGLGGWNMGWKAWKAGSAVK is encoded by the coding sequence GTGATGCACGCACAGACGCGCCCGGGGCGCTCAGGGGCCGCGCTGGCCGCCGTACTGACATGGGCGGCCCTGCTGGCCGCGGCCGCGGGATGCACCTCGCACGGGGTGGACGAGATGCTGGGCAAGCCCCGCTCGCCCGAGGAGGCGATCCGGGTCTCGCCGGACGACGGCAGCAAGGCCGTTCGGCCCGAGGAGGGCCTGAAGGTACGGGTGCCGGCCGGGCGCCTGGAGTCCGTGAAGGTCGTGAAGTCCCAGGACGCGCAGGAGTTCCCGGTGCCCGGCTCGATCGGCCCGGACGGCGCGACCTGGCGGCCCGACGACCCGAAGCTCGCGCTCGCCGCCAAGTACACGGTGGACGCGGTCGCGCTCGACGCCCACGGCCGGCGGGTGGCCCGGCACGTCACGTTCACGACGTACGTCCCCGACGAGCGGTTCATCGGCTACGTCATGCCGGAGAACCGCTCTACCGTCGGCACCGGCATGATCGTGTCCCTGGAGTTCAACCGCGAGATCGAGAACCGGGCCGCCGTCGAGCGCGCCATCCGTGTGACCTCCGTGCCGAGGACGGAGATCGCCCCGCACTGGTTCGGCGAGGACCGCCTCGACTTCCGGCCCGAGACCTACTGGAAGCCCGGCACCAAGGTCACCGTCGACCTGCGGCTGCGGGACGTCGAGGCGGCCACCGGCGTGTACGGGCTGCAGTACAAGACCTTCTCCTTCACGGTCGGCCGCAGCCAGACCAGCGTCGTCGACGCCGCCGCCCACACCATGCGGGTGACCCGCGACGGTGAACTCCTGTCCACGGTGCCGATCACCGCGGGAGCCCCCGGCAACACCACGTACAACGGGAAGATGGTGATCACCGAGATGCTGGAGGTGACCCGGATGAACGGGGCCACCGTCGGTTTCAAACGGGCCGACGGCAAGGGCGAGTACGACATCCCGGACGTCCCGCACGCCGTGCGCCTCACCTCCTCCGGCACCTTCCTGCACGGCAACTACTGGGCCAAGGGCGTGTTCGGCACCGCCAATGTCAGCCACGGGTGCGTGGGACTGCGCGATGTGAAGGGCGGCAGCTCCGCGACCCCGGCGGGCTGGTTCTTCGACCGCAGCCTCATCGGTGACGTCGTCGAGGTCGTCCGCAGCAATGACAAGAAGGTCGCTCCCGACAACGGCCTCGGTGGGTGGAACATGGGCTGGAAAGCCTGGAAAGCGGGCTCCGCGGTGAAGTAG
- the glgX gene encoding glycogen debranching protein GlgX yields MSSAAEQEAVREPVREGRALGGGLPAQAAPAVNGTALTAPGVSVWPGAPTPLGARFRTGPDGVSGTNFALWAGGAESVELCLFGSPGEGDGGGGGYEVRVPLTELTHEIWHGFVPGVRPGQRYGFRVHGRWDPWTGARWNPAKLLLDPYARAVDGAGRDEFGSLPPEVYGHVRDWPQQHVADTVRDDRDSAPFVPKGVVVHDDTPGDEWADDRRPKTPWADSVIYELHVKGFTKLHPGIPEELQGTYAGLAHPAAIEHLTSLGVTAVELLPVHQFAHEDHLLRRGMKNYWGYNSIGYFAPHAGYAASGTNGQQVGEFKRMVRALHAAGIEVILDVVYNHTAEASELGPTLSLRGIDNRGYYRLQDDARRYADYTGCGNTLHVVQPHVLRLITDSLRYWVTEMGVDGFRFDLAAALARSMHDVDMLSPFLAVIAQDPVLRRVKLIAEPWDVGSGGYQVGAFPPLWTEWNDRYRNAVRDFWRGALPDVRDLGYRLSGSSDLYAWGGRRPYASVNFVTAHDGFTLRDMVSYERKHNEANGEGNRDGTDDNRAWNCGTEGETEDARTRALRRRQLRNLLTTLLLSTGVPMLVAGDELGRTQGGNNNAYCQDNEISWLDWSLLDDPGWRALSDLTSRLIALRHAHPVLRRRAFFSGRAHSADGLRDLAWFTAHGTEMTERDWYAPAGTLGMFLSGRDIPGRDARGVPVTDDSFLAVLHAGDRPAAFVLPGPPWARSYEVVVDTSREEQSAAPGVVHRAGATITVPARAVLLLRVVD; encoded by the coding sequence GTGTCGAGCGCAGCCGAGCAGGAGGCAGTGCGGGAACCGGTGCGGGAGGGGCGCGCCCTCGGCGGAGGGCTGCCCGCGCAGGCCGCCCCCGCGGTGAACGGCACGGCCCTCACGGCGCCGGGCGTCTCCGTGTGGCCGGGTGCGCCGACCCCGCTCGGGGCACGCTTCAGGACCGGGCCCGACGGGGTCTCGGGCACCAACTTCGCGCTGTGGGCGGGCGGGGCCGAGTCGGTCGAGCTCTGTCTCTTCGGCTCGCCCGGCGAAGGGGACGGGGGCGGCGGGGGCTACGAGGTCCGGGTTCCCCTCACCGAGCTGACCCATGAGATCTGGCACGGCTTCGTGCCCGGCGTGCGGCCCGGTCAGCGGTACGGCTTCCGGGTGCACGGCCGCTGGGACCCGTGGACCGGCGCCCGCTGGAACCCCGCGAAGCTGCTCCTGGACCCGTACGCCCGTGCCGTGGACGGCGCCGGACGCGACGAGTTCGGGAGTCTGCCGCCGGAGGTGTACGGGCATGTGCGCGACTGGCCGCAGCAGCACGTGGCGGACACCGTGCGCGACGACCGGGACTCGGCGCCGTTCGTCCCCAAGGGGGTGGTCGTCCACGACGACACACCCGGTGACGAGTGGGCGGACGACCGGCGCCCGAAGACGCCCTGGGCGGACTCCGTCATCTACGAGCTGCACGTCAAGGGCTTCACCAAGCTGCACCCCGGGATTCCGGAGGAACTGCAGGGCACGTACGCGGGGCTGGCGCACCCGGCCGCGATCGAGCACCTGACGTCGCTCGGTGTGACGGCCGTGGAACTGCTGCCGGTGCACCAGTTCGCGCACGAGGACCATCTGCTGCGCCGGGGCATGAAGAACTACTGGGGCTACAACTCGATCGGCTACTTCGCCCCGCACGCGGGATACGCGGCCTCCGGGACCAACGGCCAGCAGGTCGGCGAGTTCAAGCGCATGGTGCGCGCGCTGCACGCCGCGGGCATCGAGGTCATCCTCGACGTGGTCTACAACCACACGGCGGAGGCGAGCGAGCTGGGCCCGACCCTGTCGCTGCGCGGGATCGACAACCGCGGCTACTACCGGCTGCAGGACGACGCCCGGCGGTACGCGGACTACACGGGCTGCGGCAACACCCTGCACGTCGTGCAGCCGCACGTGCTGCGGCTGATCACGGACTCGCTGCGCTACTGGGTGACGGAGATGGGCGTCGACGGCTTCCGCTTCGACCTCGCGGCGGCGCTCGCCCGGTCCATGCACGACGTCGACATGCTCTCCCCGTTCCTCGCCGTCATCGCGCAGGACCCGGTGCTGCGCCGCGTGAAGCTGATCGCCGAGCCGTGGGACGTCGGCTCCGGCGGCTACCAGGTGGGCGCCTTCCCACCCCTGTGGACGGAGTGGAACGACCGCTACCGCAACGCCGTACGGGACTTCTGGCGGGGCGCGCTGCCGGACGTACGGGACCTCGGGTACCGGCTCTCGGGGTCGAGCGACCTGTACGCGTGGGGCGGGCGGCGGCCGTACGCCTCGGTGAACTTCGTGACCGCCCACGACGGTTTCACCCTGCGGGACATGGTGTCGTACGAGCGCAAGCACAACGAGGCGAACGGCGAGGGGAACCGGGACGGCACCGACGACAACCGGGCGTGGAACTGCGGCACCGAGGGAGAGACCGAGGACGCCCGGACACGCGCTCTGCGGCGCCGCCAGCTCCGTAACCTGCTGACCACGCTGCTGCTCTCCACGGGCGTCCCGATGCTGGTCGCGGGCGACGAACTGGGGCGCACGCAGGGCGGCAACAACAACGCGTACTGCCAGGACAACGAGATCAGCTGGCTCGACTGGAGCCTGCTGGACGACCCCGGCTGGCGGGCCCTGTCCGACCTGACGTCCCGGCTGATCGCCCTGCGCCACGCGCATCCGGTGCTGCGGCGGCGCGCCTTCTTCTCCGGGCGGGCGCACTCGGCCGACGGGCTGCGGGACCTGGCGTGGTTCACCGCGCACGGCACGGAGATGACGGAACGGGACTGGTACGCGCCCGCCGGCACGCTGGGCATGTTCCTGTCCGGCCGGGACATCCCGGGGCGGGACGCGCGGGGCGTGCCCGTGACGGACGACAGCTTCCTCGCGGTGCTGCACGCGGGCGACAGACCGGCGGCCTTCGTCCTGCCGGGGCCGCCGTGGGCCCGGTCCTACGAGGTCGTCGTCGACACCTCGCGGGAGGAGCAGTCGGCCGCGCCGGGCGTGGTGCACCGGGCGGGCGCGACGATCACCGTGCCGGCTCGGGCGGTGCTGCTGCTGCGGGTGGTGGACTGA
- a CDS encoding ABC transporter ATP-binding protein, with amino-acid sequence MTAPTTTAPTDDSTDRPADPPPKDGDPFDRDALPAPPRATATLLCSLLAPMKARVVLAAVLLLLQQAAVQAGPMLVAYAIDRAVPAFRADDHGPLIAVATAYALCSVAAGALQYGFVRVSARVNQDVLLDLRGRIFRHAQALSVDFHERYTSGRLISRSTTDVESLRELLSEGLQELITVILSFVYISTMLLWLDLGLGAVAVASFVPLYLLIRLYRRRAGRIFAVRSTAIAAVIVKFAETMNGIRPVRAFRREAVNDADFHTLNSHHERVNGDAILEMARYVVGSRLVANTAVAGIVLWGAYRVASGSLALGVLAAAVLYLRRLYDPIDRLGMFLNSYQSAAASMEKIAGLLAQVPSVPEPSQPRELPAPASELPGREVVFDDVRFAYRTGGEVLPAFSLTLPAGQTVAVVGSTGAGKSTLAKLLARFYDPTTGRVLLDGVDLRELSVPELRRGVVMVTQEAFLFSGTVAENIAIGRPDASREDIERAAKAIGAHDFISSLPDGYDTDVRKRGGRISAGQRQLVAFARALLADPAVLILDEATSSLDVPGERAVQRAMHTVLRGRTAVVIAHRLSTVEIADRVLVMEHGRIVEDGSPDRLVTDTGRFADLHRAWRDSLVQGHAE; translated from the coding sequence ATGACGGCGCCCACGACCACCGCGCCGACAGACGACAGCACGGACCGTCCGGCAGACCCGCCGCCCAAGGACGGCGACCCCTTCGACCGGGACGCCCTGCCCGCTCCCCCGCGTGCCACGGCCACCCTCCTGTGCTCCCTGCTCGCCCCCATGAAGGCCCGCGTCGTCCTCGCGGCGGTCCTCCTGCTGCTCCAGCAGGCGGCGGTGCAGGCGGGCCCGATGCTCGTGGCGTACGCGATCGACCGTGCCGTACCGGCGTTCCGCGCCGACGACCACGGCCCGCTGATCGCGGTGGCGACCGCGTACGCGCTGTGCTCGGTGGCGGCCGGCGCCCTCCAGTACGGCTTCGTCCGCGTCTCGGCCCGCGTCAACCAGGACGTCCTGCTGGATCTGCGCGGCAGGATCTTCCGGCACGCGCAGGCGCTCAGCGTCGACTTCCACGAGCGCTACACCTCGGGCCGGCTCATCTCGCGCTCCACGACGGACGTCGAGTCGCTGCGCGAACTGCTCAGCGAGGGCCTCCAGGAACTCATCACCGTCATCCTGTCGTTCGTCTACATCTCCACGATGCTGCTCTGGCTGGACCTGGGGCTCGGCGCGGTCGCGGTCGCGTCGTTCGTGCCGCTGTACCTCCTCATCCGGCTCTACCGGCGCCGCGCCGGGCGGATCTTCGCCGTCCGGTCGACGGCCATCGCAGCGGTCATCGTGAAGTTCGCGGAGACGATGAACGGCATCAGGCCGGTGCGCGCCTTCCGCCGCGAGGCCGTCAACGACGCGGACTTCCACACGCTCAACAGCCACCACGAGCGCGTCAACGGCGACGCCATCCTGGAGATGGCCCGCTATGTCGTCGGCTCCCGCCTGGTCGCCAACACGGCGGTCGCGGGCATCGTGCTGTGGGGCGCGTACCGGGTGGCGTCGGGGTCGCTCGCGCTGGGTGTGCTGGCCGCCGCGGTGCTCTACCTGCGACGGCTGTACGACCCGATCGACCGGCTCGGCATGTTCCTGAACTCGTACCAGTCGGCGGCGGCCTCGATGGAGAAGATCGCGGGTCTGCTGGCCCAGGTCCCCTCGGTGCCGGAGCCGTCGCAGCCGCGTGAGCTGCCCGCGCCCGCCTCCGAACTGCCGGGCCGGGAGGTCGTGTTCGACGACGTGCGGTTCGCGTACCGGACGGGCGGCGAGGTGCTGCCGGCCTTCTCGCTGACGCTCCCGGCGGGCCAGACCGTCGCCGTGGTCGGCTCCACGGGCGCGGGCAAGTCGACGCTCGCCAAGCTCCTGGCGCGCTTCTACGACCCCACGACCGGCCGCGTCCTGCTCGACGGCGTGGATCTGCGCGAGCTGTCCGTGCCCGAACTGCGGCGCGGTGTGGTGATGGTGACGCAGGAGGCGTTCCTGTTCTCCGGCACGGTCGCGGAGAACATCGCCATCGGCCGCCCCGACGCGTCCCGCGAGGACATCGAGCGGGCCGCGAAGGCCATCGGCGCCCACGACTTCATCAGCTCCCTGCCGGACGGCTACGACACGGACGTACGCAAGAGGGGCGGGCGCATCTCGGCAGGACAGCGCCAACTGGTGGCGTTCGCGCGGGCGTTGCTGGCCGACCCGGCGGTCCTGATCCTCGACGAGGCGACCAGTTCGCTGGACGTGCCGGGCGAACGGGCCGTCCAGCGGGCCATGCACACGGTCCTGCGCGGCCGTACGGCGGTGGTCATCGCCCACCGGCTCTCCACGGTCGAGATCGCCGACCGGGTCCTCGTCATGGAGCACGGCCGTATCGTCGAGGACGGCAGCCCCGACCGGCTCGTCACGGACACCGGCCGGTTCGCGGACCTGCACCGGGCCTGGCGCGACAGCCTGGTGCAGGGACACGCCGAGTGA
- a CDS encoding ABC transporter transmembrane domain-containing protein, with product MTPERAAPGRKGRLERFAYEDPGVPDLRGGGRYLWWLVTRQPGRSAAGAVLATVWLVLVALTPYLLARAIDDGLEPGDRAALACWCAALLGLGVFNAVVGVLRHRTMTKVRMDANFRTVKLVVGQATRLGAGLSRQTGTGEVVTIGVGDVLTISSALTVVGPGVGSAAAYVVVAGLLLSVSPPLAAVVLIGIPVIVVLVGPLMGRLRGVETEYRELQGTLTARIGDLAGGLRVLNGLGGKGLFADAFRRDSRLLREQGYRVGAVTSWLQALGVGLPTMFLAVVTWLAARLAAQGSLTVGELVSVYGYAAVLVGPVAFFVECGYQISRGVVAARRVVRFLALEPLMADGSPADPGKDPAARLPPDAPAEPSVLHDPRSGVRVVPGALTALACARPADSAAVVDRLGRYTGSAATWGGVRLDAIALPRIRERILVADNEADLFAGTLRDLLAGRLDRHGGDGTHGTDGTAALDAAVGRAVHAAVADDIVLGLPDGLDSAVDAQGRSLSGGQRQRVRLARALLADPEVLLAVEPTSALDAHTEAAVAARLRVARTGRTTLVTSTSPLVLDQMDTVYYLVDGEVAAVGGHRELLAGEPGYRALVARDADPGGADASGADAGTTGERDAQEPEGAVR from the coding sequence GTGACCCCGGAGCGGGCGGCCCCGGGGCGGAAGGGCCGCCTGGAGCGCTTCGCGTACGAGGATCCGGGCGTCCCCGATCTGCGCGGGGGCGGCCGGTACCTGTGGTGGCTGGTCACCCGGCAGCCGGGGCGGTCGGCGGCGGGCGCGGTGCTGGCCACCGTCTGGCTGGTGCTCGTCGCGCTGACGCCGTATCTGCTGGCCCGGGCGATCGACGACGGGCTGGAGCCGGGCGACCGGGCGGCGCTGGCCTGCTGGTGCGCCGCGCTGCTGGGCCTCGGGGTGTTCAACGCCGTGGTGGGCGTCCTGCGCCACCGCACGATGACCAAGGTCCGGATGGACGCCAACTTCCGTACGGTGAAGCTCGTCGTGGGGCAGGCGACCCGGCTGGGCGCCGGGCTGTCCCGGCAGACGGGGACCGGAGAGGTCGTCACGATCGGCGTCGGCGACGTGCTGACGATCAGCTCGGCGCTGACCGTCGTGGGGCCCGGCGTGGGCTCGGCCGCCGCCTATGTCGTCGTGGCCGGGCTGCTGCTGTCGGTGTCGCCGCCGCTGGCCGCGGTGGTCCTGATCGGCATCCCGGTGATCGTCGTCCTCGTCGGCCCCCTGATGGGACGGCTGCGGGGCGTGGAGACGGAGTACCGCGAGCTGCAGGGCACGCTGACGGCGCGGATCGGGGACCTCGCGGGCGGACTGCGGGTCCTCAACGGCCTCGGCGGCAAGGGGCTGTTCGCCGACGCCTTCCGCCGGGACTCGCGCCTGCTGCGGGAACAGGGGTACCGGGTCGGGGCCGTGACCAGCTGGCTGCAGGCGCTCGGGGTGGGGCTGCCGACGATGTTCCTGGCCGTGGTGACCTGGCTGGCGGCCCGGCTCGCCGCCCAGGGCTCGCTGACCGTCGGCGAGCTGGTGTCCGTGTACGGCTATGCGGCGGTCCTCGTGGGTCCGGTGGCGTTCTTCGTCGAGTGCGGCTACCAGATCAGCCGGGGCGTGGTGGCCGCCCGCCGCGTCGTACGCTTCCTGGCCCTGGAGCCGCTGATGGCGGACGGCTCTCCCGCGGACCCGGGCAAGGACCCCGCCGCGCGCCTCCCTCCGGACGCCCCCGCGGAGCCCTCGGTGCTGCACGATCCGCGGTCCGGTGTCCGGGTGGTCCCGGGCGCGCTGACCGCGCTGGCCTGTGCCCGGCCCGCGGACTCCGCCGCCGTGGTCGACCGGCTGGGCCGGTACACCGGGTCGGCGGCCACCTGGGGCGGCGTACGGCTCGACGCGATCGCCCTGCCGCGGATACGGGAGCGGATCCTGGTCGCCGACAACGAGGCCGACCTGTTCGCGGGCACCCTGCGCGACCTGCTCGCCGGCCGCCTGGACCGGCACGGCGGGGACGGCACGCACGGCACGGACGGCACGGCGGCTCTCGACGCGGCCGTCGGCAGGGCCGTGCACGCGGCCGTCGCGGACGACATCGTGCTCGGGCTGCCCGACGGGCTCGACTCGGCCGTGGACGCGCAGGGCCGCAGCCTCTCCGGGGGCCAGCGGCAGCGCGTCCGCCTCGCGCGGGCCCTGCTCGCCGACCCCGAGGTGCTGCTCGCGGTCGAGCCGACCTCGGCGCTCGACGCGCACACCGAGGCCGCGGTCGCCGCCCGGCTGCGCGTGGCGCGCACGGGCCGCACGACCCTCGTCACCAGCACCTCGCCGCTGGTGCTCGACCAGATGGACACCGTGTACTACCTGGTCGACGGCGAGGTCGCGGCCGTCGGCGGACACCGCGAACTCCTCGCCGGGGAGCCGGGATACCGGGCGCTGGTGGCCCGCGACGCGGACCCCGGCGGCGCGGACGCCAGCGGCGCGGACGCCGGGACCACCGGCGAGCGGGACGCGCAAGAACCGGAAGGGGCCGTGCGATGA